In Paramormyrops kingsleyae isolate MSU_618 chromosome 5, PKINGS_0.4, whole genome shotgun sequence, one DNA window encodes the following:
- the lyl1 gene encoding uncharacterized protein lyl1, which translates to MMEKLEPPASPSARRGEQLSPPRSVSPPVNSPAAKEPQNRGDSAQSGVSEEPPAPCQRSPAELIAVETSDGGGLARSPHETTPPVSTATDSPLNHTTPPPTPCSSATLPPNIPVISLGHSKPPIPPLPLPSPQLTALHPIPPRSLGSNDIRLTQLTSLSAPAPTLPVPPPGPLLPPSYLPGHPFFSSAYLGPSGNYGLFASSRMKRRPSSHFELGLSEGPPQKLARRVFTNSRERWRQQNVNGAFSELRKLIPTHPPDKKLSKNEILRLAMKYINFLVQLLHDQASEWGSQTTEDGGPREEGEEGEAVEDERLGVANSWDPNPGSQCDSPSRGHSLTDRPVLGSALPDRDSESMSTLVISPASSCYGDTDSEESLNSKNSIVNPGACGLEQTAARIQTVLASDQR; encoded by the exons ATGATGGAGAAACTGGAGCCCCCCGCTTCCCCCAGCGCCCGGCGTGGCGAGCAGCTGAGCCCTCCGCGAAGCGTGTCGCCGCCCGTTAACAGCCCGGCGGCTAAGGAACCGCAGAACCGGGGAGATTCGGCCCAGAGCGGCGTCTCCGAGGAGCCCCCCGCGCCGTGCCAGCGCTCGCCGGCTGAGCTCATCGCCGTGGAGACGTCCGACGGAGGGGGGTTGGCCAGATCGCCCCACGAAACGACACCCCCGGTCTCCACCGCCACAGACTCCCCCCTCAACCacaccacgcccccccccaccccatgttcctccgccaccctcccccccaacatcCCGGTGATCAGCCTAGGGCACAGCaagccccccatcccccccctccctctgcccAGTCCCCAGCTGACTGCCCTGCACCCTATTCCCCCCCGGTCCCTGGGCTCCAACGACATCCGTCTGACACAGCTCACCTCCCTCTCTGCTCCGGCTCCTACTCTCCCCGTGCCGCCCCCCGGCCCCCTGTTGcccccctcctacctgcccgGCCACCCTTTCTTCAGTAG TGCTTACCTTGGTCCCTCGGGGAATTACGGCCTCTTTGCCAGCAGCCGCATGAAGAGGAGACCCTCCTCGCACTTTGAGCTGGGCCTCTCAGAAG GTCCCCCCCAGAAGCTGGCGCGGCGGGTCTTCACCAACAGCCGGGAGCGATGGCGGCAACAGAACGTGAACGGGGCCTTCTCAGAGCTACGCAAGCTCATCCCCACGCACCCGCCAGACAAGAAGCTCAGCAAGAATGAGATCCTGCGACTGGCCATGAAGTACATCAACTTCTTGGTCCAGCTGCTCCATGACCAGGCCAGTGAATGGGGAAGCCAGACCACTGAGGATGGGGGGCCCCGGGAGGAGGGAGAAGAAGGGGAGGCTGTGGAGGACGAGCGCCTGGGTGTGGCCAATTCGTGGGATCCGAACCCCGGCTCACAGTGTGACAGCCCCTCCAGAGGCCACTCGCTGACCGATCGGCCGGTGCTGGGCTCAGCCCTGCCCGACCGGGACTCCGAATCCATGAGTACCCTGGTAATCTCCCCAGCCTCCAGCTGCTATGGTGACACGGACAGCGAGGAGAGCCTGAACTCCAAAAACTCAATAGTAAACCCCGGAGCGTGCGGGCTGGAGCAGACCGCGGCGCGGATACAGACGGTGCTCGCCAGCGACCAGCGGTGA